The Melospiza georgiana isolate bMelGeo1 chromosome 26, bMelGeo1.pri, whole genome shotgun sequence genome window below encodes:
- the KCNN1 gene encoding small conductance calcium-activated potassium channel protein 1 isoform X2: MSSCRYNGGVARPRGPPSAARTPQPPHRDPQPPQPCPSPRLQVVVSRPEQPGTAEPGPATAPSGQGAAEERRNQNIGYKLGHRRALFEKRKRLSDYALIFGMFGIVVMVTETELSWGVYTKESSYSFALKCLISLSTLILLGLIVMYHAREIQLFMVDNGADDWRIAMTSERVFFIALELLVCAIHPIPGQYLFTWTARLAFTYAASVAHADVDIILSIPMFLRLYLIGRVMLLHSKLFTDASSRSIGALNKINFNTRFVMKTLMTICPGTVLLVFSISSWIIAAWTVRVCERYHDKQEVTSNFLGAMWLISITFLSIGYGDMVPHTYCGKGVCLLTGIMGAGCTALVVAVVARKLELTKAEKHVHNFMMDTQLTKRVKNAAANVLRETWLIYKHTKLVKKIDHAKVRTHQRKFLQAIHQLRSVKMEQRKLNDQANTLVDLAKTQSVMLELLSELQERHEELGRRLGALEVQLEALGGLLQALPALLGRTLRQPAARTAPGTALGTAGTPRDTTAPCSPRHGSDSSDNPELSPRAASDSGMRDSG, encoded by the exons ATGAGCAGCTGCCGCTACAATGGGGGGGTGGCACGGCCCCGGGGCCCCCCAAGCGCCGCCCGCACCCCGCAGCCGCCGCACCGGGACCCGCAGCCGccgcagccctgccccagcccccgcCTGCAGGTAGTGGTGTCCCGGCCCGAGCAGCCCGGGACGGCGGAGCCCGGCCCCGCCACGGCACCCTCGGGGCAGGGGGCGGCGGAGGAGCGGCGGAACCAGAACATCGGCTACAAGCTGGGCCACCGGCGAGCGCTCTTCGAGAAACGCAAGCGGCTCAGCGACTACGCGCTCATCTTCGGCATGTTCGGCATCGTGGTGATGGTCACCGAGACCGAGCTCTCCTGGGGGGTCTACACCAAG GAATCGTCGTATTCGTTCGCCCTGAAATGCCTTATCAGCCTGTCGACGCTCATCCTGCTGGGGCTCATTGTCATGTACCACGCCAGGGAGATCCAG CTGTTCATGGTTGACAACGGCGCCGACGACTGGCGCATCGCCATGACCTCGGAGCGTGTCTTCTTCATCgcgctggagctgctggtgtgcGCCATCCACCCCATCCCCGGGCAGTACCTGTTCACCTGGACGGCCCGGCTGGCCTTCACCTATGCGGCCTCGGTGGCCCACGCCGACGTGGACATCATCCTGTCCATCCCCATGTTCCTGCGGCTCTACCTGATCGGCCGCGTGatgctgctgcacagcaagCTCTTCACCGACGCCTCGTCGCGCAGCATCGGCGCACTCAACAAGATCAACTTCAACACGCGCTTCGTCATGAAGACCCTCATGACCATCTGCCCCGGCACGGTGCTGCTGGTCTTCAGCATCTCCTCCTGGATCATTGCCGCCTGGACAGTGCGCGTCTGCGAGAG GTACCACGACAAGCAGGAGGTGACCAGCAACTTCCTGGGGGCCATGTGGCTGATCTCCATCACTTTCCTGTCCATTGGCTACGGGGACATGGTGCCACACACCTACTGCGGCAAGGGCGTGTGCCTGCTCACCGGCATCATG GGCGCCGGCTGCACCGCGCTGGTGGTGGCCGTGGTGGCCCGGAAGCTGGAGCTGACCAAAGCTGAGAAACACGTCCACAACTTCATGATGGACACGCAGCTCACCAAGCGG GTGAAGAACGCCGCTGCCAACGTGCTCAGGGAAACGTGGCTCATCTACAAGCACACCAAGCTGGTGAAGAAGATCGACCACGCCAAAGTTCGGACCCACCAGCGTAAGTTCCTTCAAGCCATCCATCA GCTAAGGAGTGTGAAGATGGAGCAGCGCAAACTCAACGACCAGGCCAACACCCTGGTGGACCTGGCCAAG ACGCAGTCGGtgatgctggagctgctctcgGAGCTGCAGGAGCGCCACGAGGAGCTGGGCCGGCGCCTGGGGGCCCTGGAGGTGCAGCTGGAGGCGCTGGGGGGGCTCCTGCAGGCGCTGCCCGCGCTGCTCGGCCGCACCCTGCGCCAGCCGGCGGCCCGGAcagccccggggacagccctggggacagcggggacaccgCGGGACACCACCGCGCCCTGCAGCCCCCGCCACGGCAGCGACAGCAGCGACAACCCCGAGCTGTCCCCCCGCGCCGCCTCGGACAGCGGCATGAGGGACAGCGGATGA
- the KCNN1 gene encoding small conductance calcium-activated potassium channel protein 1 isoform X1 has protein sequence MPRVPWAGVEGSPWPPDPRTGPTPGPGPAAPDGHGTPPGSPGEPQQVAPAPPSHAGSPGAVASRAMSSCRYNGGVARPRGPPSAARTPQPPHRDPQPPQPCPSPRLQVVVSRPEQPGTAEPGPATAPSGQGAAEERRNQNIGYKLGHRRALFEKRKRLSDYALIFGMFGIVVMVTETELSWGVYTKESSYSFALKCLISLSTLILLGLIVMYHAREIQLFMVDNGADDWRIAMTSERVFFIALELLVCAIHPIPGQYLFTWTARLAFTYAASVAHADVDIILSIPMFLRLYLIGRVMLLHSKLFTDASSRSIGALNKINFNTRFVMKTLMTICPGTVLLVFSISSWIIAAWTVRVCERYHDKQEVTSNFLGAMWLISITFLSIGYGDMVPHTYCGKGVCLLTGIMGAGCTALVVAVVARKLELTKAEKHVHNFMMDTQLTKRVKNAAANVLRETWLIYKHTKLVKKIDHAKVRTHQRKFLQAIHQLRSVKMEQRKLNDQANTLVDLAKTQSVMLELLSELQERHEELGRRLGALEVQLEALGGLLQALPALLGRTLRQPAARTAPGTALGTAGTPRDTTAPCSPRHGSDSSDNPELSPRAASDSGMRDSG, from the exons ATGCCGCGTGTCCCCTGGGCAGGCGTGGAGGGAAGCCCATGGCCCCCGGACCCCCGGACCGGCCCCACGCctggccccggccccgcagcccctgACGGTCACGGGACCCCTccgggcagccccggggagCCCCAGCAG GTCGCCCCCGCGCCGCCGAGCCATGCGGGATCGCCCGGTGCTGTCGCCAGCAGAGCAATGAGCAGCTGCCGCTACAATGGGGGGGTGGCACGGCCCCGGGGCCCCCCAAGCGCCGCCCGCACCCCGCAGCCGCCGCACCGGGACCCGCAGCCGccgcagccctgccccagcccccgcCTGCAGGTAGTGGTGTCCCGGCCCGAGCAGCCCGGGACGGCGGAGCCCGGCCCCGCCACGGCACCCTCGGGGCAGGGGGCGGCGGAGGAGCGGCGGAACCAGAACATCGGCTACAAGCTGGGCCACCGGCGAGCGCTCTTCGAGAAACGCAAGCGGCTCAGCGACTACGCGCTCATCTTCGGCATGTTCGGCATCGTGGTGATGGTCACCGAGACCGAGCTCTCCTGGGGGGTCTACACCAAG GAATCGTCGTATTCGTTCGCCCTGAAATGCCTTATCAGCCTGTCGACGCTCATCCTGCTGGGGCTCATTGTCATGTACCACGCCAGGGAGATCCAG CTGTTCATGGTTGACAACGGCGCCGACGACTGGCGCATCGCCATGACCTCGGAGCGTGTCTTCTTCATCgcgctggagctgctggtgtgcGCCATCCACCCCATCCCCGGGCAGTACCTGTTCACCTGGACGGCCCGGCTGGCCTTCACCTATGCGGCCTCGGTGGCCCACGCCGACGTGGACATCATCCTGTCCATCCCCATGTTCCTGCGGCTCTACCTGATCGGCCGCGTGatgctgctgcacagcaagCTCTTCACCGACGCCTCGTCGCGCAGCATCGGCGCACTCAACAAGATCAACTTCAACACGCGCTTCGTCATGAAGACCCTCATGACCATCTGCCCCGGCACGGTGCTGCTGGTCTTCAGCATCTCCTCCTGGATCATTGCCGCCTGGACAGTGCGCGTCTGCGAGAG GTACCACGACAAGCAGGAGGTGACCAGCAACTTCCTGGGGGCCATGTGGCTGATCTCCATCACTTTCCTGTCCATTGGCTACGGGGACATGGTGCCACACACCTACTGCGGCAAGGGCGTGTGCCTGCTCACCGGCATCATG GGCGCCGGCTGCACCGCGCTGGTGGTGGCCGTGGTGGCCCGGAAGCTGGAGCTGACCAAAGCTGAGAAACACGTCCACAACTTCATGATGGACACGCAGCTCACCAAGCGG GTGAAGAACGCCGCTGCCAACGTGCTCAGGGAAACGTGGCTCATCTACAAGCACACCAAGCTGGTGAAGAAGATCGACCACGCCAAAGTTCGGACCCACCAGCGTAAGTTCCTTCAAGCCATCCATCA GCTAAGGAGTGTGAAGATGGAGCAGCGCAAACTCAACGACCAGGCCAACACCCTGGTGGACCTGGCCAAG ACGCAGTCGGtgatgctggagctgctctcgGAGCTGCAGGAGCGCCACGAGGAGCTGGGCCGGCGCCTGGGGGCCCTGGAGGTGCAGCTGGAGGCGCTGGGGGGGCTCCTGCAGGCGCTGCCCGCGCTGCTCGGCCGCACCCTGCGCCAGCCGGCGGCCCGGAcagccccggggacagccctggggacagcggggacaccgCGGGACACCACCGCGCCCTGCAGCCCCCGCCACGGCAGCGACAGCAGCGACAACCCCGAGCTGTCCCCCCGCGCCGCCTCGGACAGCGGCATGAGGGACAGCGGATGA
- the LOC131093570 gene encoding basic proline-rich protein-like, which produces MTPPGVTGAPRQPPPRPGAGRGHQVRQTSGCPPRPSPKIRRVVPVPAAAAKSWPYVPGREQLAVPAGAPGPRCPPAGEGRAGGGTAAALRGQSRRTGFSLRLPHALGSAKGQSRSAWLPPPGHRRPPLGATRGGHSRARRPWHLHKALGDGGVSQNQPTPLWSPVSPLQGGGPHPEEGVPPSAGSPAADQGHREGREGQEGPHVSPRSPPQRLRPARRSRKGHAVPEPARSPRFPPGSAAAPGPAGSGGCGTCHPGVTAVLVALDRTSPLSPPSSPPRQDIPAVPAPYTGERHARGPRRYHPRSVPPAAATPGVFPRRCHPRAGSLATAPCYGERRGAPEGGGRCRLSARRSNTGDSGSVRRGGVSRASPPHAPASPPAGQASSLSPPGAPPASPLPQLPPTAAAPEGAEQASDTPEPGNTGEPPGNPSVVPPPLANPPGHPPASAPGASRERGDPPEPGDSRDSRKPQASPAPVAAPGAEGRWGSPPSRTPHKFTHLPPTPGLRCPRALPPLTMARWRRHVRRRARDPSGSRWHNQGPGASLDSGSAVPPSPSLPRRASVSPARRRRPRGLRAAMRRRYDAAPHAQPRAPAPPPLGASRGFPGPPGSSRRLRAAAADKSRRLTGSPPRAPPQPRGRGRSPTRGSPPTPVTSGRPPGAALPGDGAGGIPGLRDTALRDSPKSHGK; this is translated from the exons ATGACCCCGCCCGGGGTCACCGGGGCTCCCCGCCAGCCGCCACCGCGGCCCGGGGCTGGCCGGGGGCACCAAGTGCGTCAGACCTCCGGCTGCCCCCCCCGTCCGTCCCCAAAAATCCGCCGCGTGGTCCCGGTTCCTGCGGCCGCCGCCAAGTCCTGGCCATATGTCCCAGGCCGGGAGCAGCTGGCGGTGCCCGCGGGAGCCCCCGGCCCCCGCTGCCCACCCGCCGGCgaggggcgggccgggggcggcacCGCCGCTGCCCTccgagg ACAAAGCCGTCGCACCGGGTTCTCCCTGCGCCTCCCCCACGCGCTCGGCTCAGCCAAAGGACAAAGCCGCTCCGCCTGGCTGCCCCCGCCGGGCCACCGCCGACCTCCGCTCGGGGCCACCCGCGGGGGACACAGCCGTGCCCGCCGCCCCTGGCACCTCCACAAAGCCCTCGGCGACGGGGGGGTCTCCCAAAACCAGCCCACGCCCTTGTGGAGCCCTGTGTCCCCGCTGCAGGGCGGGGGTCCCCACCCTGAGGAGGGAGTCCCCCCCAGCGCAGGGTCCCCAGCGGCGGACCAAGGTCACCGGGAAGGTCGCGAGGGGCAGGAAGGCCCCCATGTGTCCCCACGGTCCCCGCCTCAAAGGCTGCGCCCCGCACGTCGAAGCCGCAAGGGCCACGCGGTGCCCGAACCCGCCCGGAGCCCCCGGTTCCCCCCGGGCTCGGCTGCGGCCCCGGGGCCCGCCGGCTCTGGTGGCTGCGGGACGTGCCACCCCGGTGTCACAGCTGTGCTTGTGGCGCTGG ACAGGAcatccccgctgtccccaccCTCGTCACCACCCAGGCAGGAcatccccgctgtccccgcacCCTACACCGGGGAACGCCACGCTCGGGGTCCCCGCCGCTACCACCCCCGGAGTGTCCCCCCCGCCGCTGCCACCCCTGGGGTGTTCCCCCGCCGCTGCCACCCCCGCGCCGGCTCACTTGCCACGGCCCCGTGCTACGGGGAGCGTCGGGGGGCCCCGGAGGGCGGCGGGCGCTGTCGGCTCTCAGCTCGGAGGAGCAACACTGGCGACAGCGGCAGCGTGCGGAGGGGGGGGGTGTCGAGGGCTTCCCCGCCCCACGCCCCCGCGTCCCCCCCGGCAGGGCA AGCGTCCTCATTGTCACCGCCGGGGGCTCCTCCCGCGTCCCCCCTGCCCCAACTCCCCCCCACCGCCGCCGCACCGGAGGGGGCTGAGCAGGCCTCGGACACCCCGGAGCCTGGGAACACCGGGGAACCCCCGGGGAACCCCTCCGTGGTGCCCCCTCCCCTTGCCAACCCTCCCGGGCACCCCCCCGCCTCTGCGCCGGGGGCTTCCCGCGAGCGGGGGGATCCTCCCGAGCCAGGGGATTCCCGGGATTCCCGCAAGCCACAGGCTTCCCCAGCACCGGTAGCCGCCCCTGGAGCGGAGGGGCGGTGGGGGTCCCCACCCTCGCGGACCCCCCACAAATTCACCCACCTGCCGCCAACCCCCGGCCTCCGCTGCCCTCGGGCACTGCCGCCGCTGACCATGGCCCGGTGGCGGCGACACGTGCGGCGCCGAGCCCGGGATCCCAGCGGGTCCCGGTGGCACAACCAGGGGCCGGGGGCGAGCCTGGACAGCGGCTCCGCGGTGCCGCCGAGCCCCTCCCTGCCGCGCCGTGCCTCGGTTTCCCCAGCGCGcaggcggcggccgcgggggctgcgggcggcgATGCGGCGCCGTTACGATGCCGCTCCACACGCGCAGCCGCGCGCACCCGCCCCGCCGCCTCTCGGGGCTTCCCGGGGCTTCCCGGGGCCTCCCGGTTCTTCCCGGAGGCTCCGGGCCGCCGCTGCGGATAAATCCCGCCGCCTAACGGGGTCCCCTCCCCGCGCTCCGCCGcagccgcggggccgggggcgaTCGCCCACCCGCGGCTCCCCCCCCACACCGGTGACATCGGGGCGGCCCCCAG GAGCCGCTTTGCCGGGGGATGGCGCGGGTGGGATACCGGGACTGCGGGATACCGCACTGCGGgattcccccaaatcccacgGGAAATAG
- the CCDC124 gene encoding coiled-coil domain-containing protein 124: protein MPKKFQGENSKSAAARARRAEAKAAAEARRQQELEDELWKDEDKHVLRKEQRKEEREKRRLEQLERRKELQRLLEEEDSKLKGKSPKQGNPGKITRAQIEENVRKEQQQRENADAGEKEKSHLEMPLEENLNRRLPEEGSVEARSIEDAIAALSVSQPLERHPERRLRAAFAAFEELQLPRLRRDNPNMRLSQLRQLLKKEWMRSPENPLNQRHKPYNSHQ from the exons ATGCCCAAGAAATTCCAGGGAGAGAACAGCAAGTCGGCGGCGGCGCGCGCCCGCAGGGCTGAGGCCAAGGCGGCGGCAGAGGCGCGgcggcagcaggagctggaggatgaGCTCTGGAAGGACGAGGACAAACACGTcctgaggaaggagcagaggaag GAGGAGCGGGAGAAGCGGcgcctggagcagctggagcgcCGCAAGGAGCTGCAGCGGCTGCTGGAGGAAGAGGACTCCAAGCTCAAAGGGAAAAGCCCCAAGCAGGGAAATCCTGGGAAAATCACCCGGGCCCAGATCGAGGAGAATGTGcgcaaggagcagcagcagagggaaaacgCAGATGCAG gggagaaggagaaatCGCACCTGGAGATGCCGCTGGAGGAGAACCTGAACCGGCGGCTGCCCGAGGAGGGCTCTGTGGAGGCGCGCAGCATCGAGGACGCCATCGCTGCCCTCAG tgtgtcccagcccctggagcGCCACCCTGAGCGCCGCCTTCGCGCCGCCTTTGCCGCCTtcgaggagctgcagctgccgcgcCTGCGGCGGGACAACCCCAACATGCGGCTGAGCCAGCTGCGCCAGCTGCTCAAGAAGGAGTGGATGAGGTCCCCCGAGAACCCCCTGAACCAGCGCCACAAACCCTACAACAGCCACCAATAG